One segment of Anguilla anguilla isolate fAngAng1 chromosome 1, fAngAng1.pri, whole genome shotgun sequence DNA contains the following:
- the LOC118207870 gene encoding uncharacterized protein LOC118207870 has product MMDGSVLNGPYSFSPGTSGSEPTVYSSVGELVSLPFTYHGSFNSSSTTWAGRNGQSRCYIELVIHGKVRDENQEKSGKLRVGPNCSLHINNFKMGSFPTKIIICVNQLHNSIFGSRHVTISHVSFSVSASSPLTELKIGSTVTLLCKLHSSEPCGKSIRVIWVSETGAPLQGNRYKLSESECSSSLTVIFERSDRNMKWRCQLTEDGKLKASHSYTTIFPGKSWLSF; this is encoded by the exons ATGATGGATGG CTCTGTTTTAAATGGGCCTTATTCATTTTCCCCAGGTACCAGTGGTTCAGAACCTacagtgtactccagtgtggGAGAGCTTGTCAGTTTACCATTCACCTATCATGGTTCTTTTAACAGTTCATCAACTACGTGGGCAGGGAGAAATGGACAATCAAGATGCTATATTGAATTGGTCATTCATGGAAAGGTCAGAGATGAAAATCAAGAGAAATCTGGAAAGCTGAGAGTGGGACCTAACTGTTCTTTACACATTAATAACTTTAAAATGGGGTCATTTCCtactaaaattattatttgtgttaaTCAGCTTCATAACTCTATTTTCGGGAGTAGACATGTAACAATAtctcatgtttcattttcagtctctGCGTCCTCTCCACTGACAGAGCTGAAGATTGGTAGTACAGTTACTCTTCTCTGTAAACTCCACAGCTCTGAGCCTTGTGGAAAAAGCATTAGAGTGATCTGGGTTAGTGAGACAGGAGCCCCACTGCAGGGGAACAGGTACAAGCTGTCAGAGTCAGAATGCTCCTCCAGTCTGACCGTGATATTTGAGCGCTCAGACCGCAACATGAAGTGGAGATGCCAGCTAACTGAGGATGGGAAGCTGAAGGCCTCACACAGTTACACCACCATCTTCCCTGGTAAGAGCTGGCTTTCCTTTTAG
- the LOC118231744 gene encoding uncharacterized protein LOC118231744 isoform X2, giving the protein MPVQRLTGLLPWLLFNVILLFTGVSGSEPTVYSSAGELASHSYTTIFPGVSGSELTVYSSAGELVSLPCNLHGSFNCSSTMWHGYSGRSPESIELVAHGVVRDENQQIARRLRVGTNCALHIKNLTTADAGRYDCRMYHNENDYTDVSVINLSILNIFASSPVTELKIGSTVTLVCELHSPGSCGRSVRVSWVSETGVPLQGKRYKLSESVCSSSLTVALEHSDRNMKWRCQLTVEGKLKASHSYTTSFPDGMYRELPARLVVFFLLLAIPPIIGTNFYIRRRKQAQTDQMPSGPSLDYVNIEMLD; this is encoded by the exons ATGCCTGTGCAAAGACTGACTGGACTCCTGCCATGGCTACTCTTCAACGTCATACTCCTCttcacag gTGTCAGTGGTTCAGAACCTACAGTGTACTCCAGTGCGGGAGAGCTT GCCTCACACAGTTACACCACCATCTTCCCTG gTGTCAGTGGTTCAGAACTTACAGTGTACTCCAGTGCAGGAGAGCTTGTCAGTTTACCATGCAACCTTCATGGCTCTTTTAACTGTTCCTCAACTATGTGGCACGGATACAGCGGTCGATCACCAGAATCTATTGAATTGGTCGCTCATGGAGTGGTCAGAGATGAAAATCAACAGATAGCTAGAAGGCTGAGAGTGGGAACTAATTGTGCTTTGCACATTAAAAATCTTACCACTGCTGATGCTGGACGATACGACTGTCGAATGTATcacaatgaaaatgattatACAGATGTTTCTGTTATTAACTTGTCTATTCTCAACA tttttgcatCCTCTCCAGTGACAGAGCTGAAGATTGGTAGTACAGTTACTCTTGTCTGTGAACTTCACAGCCCTGGGTCTTGTGGAAGAAGCGTTAGAGTGAGCTGGGTTAGTGAGACAGGAGTCCCACTGCAGGGAAAGAGGTACAAGCTGTCAGAGTCAGTATGCTCCTCCAGTCTGACTGTGGCACTTGAGCACTCAGACCGCAACATGAAGTGGAGATGCCAGCTAACTGTGGAGGGGAAGCTGAAGGCCTCACACAGTTACACCACCAGCTTCCCTG ATGGCATGTACCGAGAGTTGCCGGCCCGACTGGTTGTCTTCTTCCTTCTCCTGGCCATCCCCCCGATTATTGGAACCAACTTTTACATAAGGAGGAGGAAACAAGCACAGACAG
- the LOC118231744 gene encoding obscurin-like isoform X1 has product MWNWYSGRSPESIELVAHGVVRDENQQIARRLRVGTNCSLHIKNLTTADAGRYNCRMYHNENDYTDVSVINLSILNIFASSPVTELKIGSTVTLVCELHSPGSCGKSIRVSWVNETGVPLQGKRYKLSESVCSSSLTVTLERSDRNMKWRCQLTVEGKLKASHSYTTIFPGVSGSELTVYSSAGELVSLPCNLHGSFNCSSTMWHGYSGRSPESIELVAHGVVRDENQQIARRLRVGTNCALHIKNLTTADAGRYDCRMYHNENDYTDVSVINLSILNIFASSPVTELKIGSTVTLVCELHSPGSCGRSVRVSWVSETGVPLQGKRYKLSESVCSSSLTVALEHSDRNMKWRCQLTVEGKLKASHSYTTSFPDGMYRELPARLVVFFLLLAIPPIIGTNFYIRRRKQAQTDQMPSGPSLDYVNIEMLD; this is encoded by the exons ATGTGGAACTGGTACAGCGGTCGATCACCAGAATCTATTGAATTGGTCGCTCATGGAGTGGTCAGAGATGAAAATCAACAGATAGCTAGAAGGCTGAGAGTGGGAACTAATTGTTCTTTGCACATTAAAAATCTTACCACTGCTGATGCTGGACGGTACAACTGTCGAATGTATcacaatgaaaatgattatACAGATGTTTCTGTTATTAACTTGTCTATTCTCAACA tttttgcatCCTCTCCAGTGACAGAGCTGAAGATTGGTAGTACAGTTACTCTTGTCTGTGAACTTCACAGCCCTGGGTCTTGTGGAAAAAGCATTAGAGTGAGCTGGGTTAATGAGACAGGAGTCCCACTGCAGGGAAAGAGGTACAAGCTGTCAGAGTCAGTATGCTCCTCCAGTCTGACTGTGACACTTGAGCGCTCAGACCGCAACATGAAGTGGAGATGCCAGCTAACTGTGGAGGGGAAGCTGAAGGCCTCACACAGTTACACCACCATCTTCCCTG gTGTCAGTGGTTCAGAACTTACAGTGTACTCCAGTGCAGGAGAGCTTGTCAGTTTACCATGCAACCTTCATGGCTCTTTTAACTGTTCCTCAACTATGTGGCACGGATACAGCGGTCGATCACCAGAATCTATTGAATTGGTCGCTCATGGAGTGGTCAGAGATGAAAATCAACAGATAGCTAGAAGGCTGAGAGTGGGAACTAATTGTGCTTTGCACATTAAAAATCTTACCACTGCTGATGCTGGACGATACGACTGTCGAATGTATcacaatgaaaatgattatACAGATGTTTCTGTTATTAACTTGTCTATTCTCAACA tttttgcatCCTCTCCAGTGACAGAGCTGAAGATTGGTAGTACAGTTACTCTTGTCTGTGAACTTCACAGCCCTGGGTCTTGTGGAAGAAGCGTTAGAGTGAGCTGGGTTAGTGAGACAGGAGTCCCACTGCAGGGAAAGAGGTACAAGCTGTCAGAGTCAGTATGCTCCTCCAGTCTGACTGTGGCACTTGAGCACTCAGACCGCAACATGAAGTGGAGATGCCAGCTAACTGTGGAGGGGAAGCTGAAGGCCTCACACAGTTACACCACCAGCTTCCCTG ATGGCATGTACCGAGAGTTGCCGGCCCGACTGGTTGTCTTCTTCCTTCTCCTGGCCATCCCCCCGATTATTGGAACCAACTTTTACATAAGGAGGAGGAAACAAGCACAGACAG
- the LOC118231744 gene encoding uncharacterized protein LOC118231744 isoform X3 produces the protein MPVQRLTGLLPWLLFNVILLFTGVSGSELTVYSSAGELVSLPCNLHGSFNCSSTMWHGYSGRSPESIELVAHGVVRDENQQIARRLRVGTNCALHIKNLTTADAGRYDCRMYHNENDYTDVSVINLSILNIFASSPVTELKIGSTVTLVCELHSPGSCGRSVRVSWVSETGVPLQGKRYKLSESVCSSSLTVALEHSDRNMKWRCQLTVEGKLKASHSYTTSFPDGMYRELPARLVVFFLLLAIPPIIGTNFYIRRRKQAQTDQMPSGPSLDYVNIEMLD, from the exons ATGCCTGTGCAAAGACTGACTGGACTCCTGCCATGGCTACTCTTCAACGTCATACTCCTCttcacag gTGTCAGTGGTTCAGAACTTACAGTGTACTCCAGTGCAGGAGAGCTTGTCAGTTTACCATGCAACCTTCATGGCTCTTTTAACTGTTCCTCAACTATGTGGCACGGATACAGCGGTCGATCACCAGAATCTATTGAATTGGTCGCTCATGGAGTGGTCAGAGATGAAAATCAACAGATAGCTAGAAGGCTGAGAGTGGGAACTAATTGTGCTTTGCACATTAAAAATCTTACCACTGCTGATGCTGGACGATACGACTGTCGAATGTATcacaatgaaaatgattatACAGATGTTTCTGTTATTAACTTGTCTATTCTCAACA tttttgcatCCTCTCCAGTGACAGAGCTGAAGATTGGTAGTACAGTTACTCTTGTCTGTGAACTTCACAGCCCTGGGTCTTGTGGAAGAAGCGTTAGAGTGAGCTGGGTTAGTGAGACAGGAGTCCCACTGCAGGGAAAGAGGTACAAGCTGTCAGAGTCAGTATGCTCCTCCAGTCTGACTGTGGCACTTGAGCACTCAGACCGCAACATGAAGTGGAGATGCCAGCTAACTGTGGAGGGGAAGCTGAAGGCCTCACACAGTTACACCACCAGCTTCCCTG ATGGCATGTACCGAGAGTTGCCGGCCCGACTGGTTGTCTTCTTCCTTCTCCTGGCCATCCCCCCGATTATTGGAACCAACTTTTACATAAGGAGGAGGAAACAAGCACAGACAG